In Scophthalmus maximus strain ysfricsl-2021 chromosome 13, ASM2237912v1, whole genome shotgun sequence, the genomic window CAATATCGAGGGAATTAGTAGTTCGTACAAATATCAAAAAGGTGTCAGTACATGATGTCCCAAAAACCCTCCCTATCCGGGTCAACGTTgtgtatttaactctcagactcatgtcgtcatcaaacagataGAATGGCTCCATAGTTTCTCCTTAGAATAgatctgtctctgtcagagtATGATCTAGGACTATGATGCCCAAAAATAGAGACTATCCCGGCCTGCCATTGATAAGATGACCTCGTACAGAGAGTAGAGAGAAGAATTTTTTCGTGACAAAAGCCACAGGCTGATCGCCTCCATGCCTCACCGCATTGATGCAGTAATAAGTGCCAAAGGATCCCCGACGAAGTATTGGGAGCATTAATTAACATACTTTTCAGAAGTTGGATATTTCTGTATTGTAAATCCTACTTTGATTGATCTTAGGAAATAAGTAAATATTTTGagatacttttttatttttattttcatgagcTGTAAGCCGTCATCATCAACATAAAGTTGGAGTTTATGAAGAATTTTCATCTATCCTCcttgagaaactgttaagacaagtcttctcaggcaccaagcaaggtcatctcatctatggcaagccaaaacaatcattgagcagctgatgtcttACTCGAGGTATCATAGTTgtggggagatgacgacattactctaaactaaataaGCTACAGAGACCGTGGAAGGGCAGTCTTCCTGAATCTGCAGCCTCTCACcacaattattccattttagctgagtctggcAACCAGGCTtctaaattattccatttcagctGGCGTTTCACGGACAGTACTCCAATACAAACAGACAGGTAAGTGCAAATTTAAAGCTTATTCTTTAATTGCCTTGCCTAGTCTGTGTTTGATGGAGTCATAAATTACCTGAAAAAAGTTAAGTTAAAGCAAGTTTGAATTGGCCTGTGACAAATTATATTAAGATGTATAAACTAAGTTAGTTAAAGAAAttggaaataaataaagtttaaattttgAGCTGAAATACGACATTGAGTAGTTTAATCCCATTGGGATTGAATTTGCACTTGTGGAGATGGTGTGCTCTGGCAGTGGTATAGTGTGACTGCATAGGTCCTCTCGGTGAGAGAGTTGCTTCCGGCTCTGCCTTTAGCTGAGTCCGGCGCAGGTAGATATCCAACAGTGCGGCTGTGCTCTGAAATAGGGCAACTAGGTACAGCTTAAAACAATGGTGACTCTGCGTCCATTGGAGAGCCAGAGACCctgggtttttatttattttgtcctttcGTTAGGATTCTGGACAGAGATTATTGGCCCTGATATGTTTCAGAAACCTCAGGTGTGCCCGCAGTCCTTCTACACACTGCCCATTTGTGTAAATCCTAAACTTCCGAGTTTGTTTTAGAGACACCACAGAATTCGTATGAGagctcatttattcatttagtgTTAAAAGTGCAGACCTTTTGATGCAGCAGCACTATATATTATGGAgaaatttatgttgtttgtgatgAAGGCCTATGTTGTTTGTTATAAATGTGCATCCAGTGAATGTGAAAGTATGAGAAATCAGTCCACAGAAGAGATTAAtggtaaacaaagaaacacacagagataagGAGCGCGACTTCAGAATTataaaaatgcaacacaaagttttCGCCCAGAATGCGGCATTGCTGTTAAACGGAGAGGATGACAGTGTTCATGCCTTGTGGTTCATTGATGTGTTAAATAGAAACGTGAGATTGCAGTTTCAAAGAGATATGAAAGACAGTGATGAAATGTGCAAAAGTATTAAtgttaaaaagatttaaattaGAAGCAATGGGTCTACAAACGAGAAGCAGTTTATACAATagttagaaaacaaacatatgatAATATGATGCTTTTGTATGCCGCAGCTattaaacagacacacaatattgaagaaacattttttatagcAGCTCAGATTACGATAACATcactgaacagaggaggaggcccgTGAGGCTCGACCAATGGGAGCACACCCCCCACAGGCTGCATGAAGTGGCAGACAGAGACGAGGGGGGAGAACTTAACCCAGGGTTTATCGGGTCACACAAGCAGAGCAACAagaaattgaatgtgtttgaatgtgagagCGAGATTTCTGAAGAATGTAAACAGCTGATTGATGTAGCCATAACATGCTTTCAGTACTGTTAATTATTATCAAGCCTGAGAAGAATGATAGACAATATCCTTACAATTATACTGATGAAGATTAAGTTGTAAATTCGAATTAACAATAGagatgtttttcattcctttaaatgcccgaaaacaaaacagtggcAGATGTCTTTCAACCTTCTGAGTCAGAAACTAAGACACAGAGGctcaccatacacacacacacacacacacacacacacacacacacacacacggttcaaAAATAGGATTTTCAATTGCTTAATTAACCAAATGCAATCAAATGTGTGTGGTGAAactttgtatttaaaattatCTTCAGTGGAACTGGATTAAGGCACTAATTATCATGTGGCAGTGAACctaaatacaaatcaaagtgATTTTCTTCCGATAAATCAATGCATGATATTCAAAATCTTTAGCAAATTCAATCAATAGGCATTGAACACGTTGGACCTGACAGGTGGGTTTTAAAACCCCAGTAGCCGCTCTCGTCCTGAAGATGTCTTTGTTCATGATATGTCaacatgtattcattattttattcatttggatcatcacatcatcaattCTTTCTCTCATAGTCAGGTTGCTATCAGAAATCTAAACAATATCATCACATGCTGATTATTTACCAATTAAGACATTCATTAATCAATTAAGTCtagtaaaacagaataaaacagtgatatatatatatatatatatatatatatatatatatatattagggctgGGCAACGATTAAAAATTTTAATCGCGATTAATCGCATTATTTCCCTGATTAATCAcgattaatcacatttttatacacaaaatCCAATAATGAATTCAAAAGTAGTGTATAGcgcacttttattttaaatgttctgccATATGAACGAAAGTGCCATAACATTTGTTGTGCAAAcactttttaaacacacaacatatCAGCATGTTTTAAATGgtagcagaaaaaaactgccCACAAAATCCTGAGCCACATTCATAACATTAAAACAGTCAATTTCTGAGGTAACAgcagaaatatttttcttttatcaggGAGCAGCATAACCAGTCTATGTTCAGTACCAAATATCCCTGTTAGAGTGAGGTGAAGCACAAAAAAATTCACTGCTGGGATTTACTTGCAGGGGACTAGTCTGAAAAGTCCATGTTTACACTGGATTTCCTTTGGTCAAAAAAGAACCAGAAAACCCTTTCAGTGCAGTTTGTAGATTCCTAAAACTTAATGGTTTTTTACTCCTCTGCACTAAGCCAGTTGCTAAGGCACACaagattatttacattttcagatgatAAAGATGCTCTCTTCTTCTGTACAATTTGACCAGCAAGAGAAAACAACCTTTCACAGGGGACGGAGGTTGCAGGTGTGGCCAAGTACTTCTGTGCATAGGGGGCCAGCCGGCTGTGTGAGCCTGCATGTTTGGACCACCACTCTAATGGACAGGAATCTGAACTGATGGCGGGCCCTGCTCTGTATCGACGCACACTGTCCTCAATTGAGTCTTCTTCCTGTTCAGAATCAGACTCAGATGAAGCAGCCAATAGGGTTAACTTTTTCTTTGGTGGCTCTGAGGTGTTTTCTTCCATAGGTTTCTCTGCAATAACCCTCTGTTCCTTGACTAAGTTGGTGACTGAGGCCCACACCTCACTTCTCTCAGCTCTGGGTATGCACTTGAGGTCCTTGAATCTAGGGTCCAATGCAGTAGCAATCATCAGATATGCAATGCTGGCATTTCCCTTGCGTGTCTCCAGGTCTTTTCTGAATGTAGACTTGAACGTGGTCACGTAGGCAGGGTCATTATCTGAGCTCTCCATCAACCGAGAGAGATGACAAAAAGCAGGCAGGGCCACAGAGCATGAGACATACTTGTCGCCTCCCAAAAGTTCAGTCAAATACCTGCAACAGAAAAATCAACTCCACTTCAGTCAAAAATAAATTGGATTCACTTATACACAGAAAATATCCTCTACATATTCATGCTGCATTTAAACCTTTAAACCATTTCTCTCTTAAATGCACTCAGACAGGATTGTGAGAAATATGATGTAAAACATACCTGCAAGGCTCCAGTAGCGTTTCCAACCTCTGCAGTTTGTCCATTTCAGCTGTAGTTGGCATGGCAATCTTGGTGTTTGTTACTACTTCTTCTGTCCATGTTCAACTTGTTGTTGCTCTAATTCTGCTGCACTTGCAGGACTGTGTTTAAAATGCCCCACAATTTTTCTGCACTTGGCCAGGACATTGTCAAACGCACTGTTATGCAGAGATACTGTGACAGAACGCTGGAGACTGTGCGCAAAGCAGGGGACATGATCAAAAGGCAGATGTCTCGCAGCAGCGATCATATTTCGTGCACTATCTGTGCTAAGTGTGGTGACTTTATTTGACACATTCCACTGCTGTGCAACTTCAATAAAGTGTCCCGCGCACGTTTCAGCATAATGTCTCTCGTCCGTTTTCATTACAGTCAGAGCATGTGAATGCAGCACCCACTTTTCATCAATATAATGCGCTGTAACTCCGAGGTAGTTATGGTTACAGAGTGATGTCCAGTAGTCCCCAGTTAGAGCCACAGCGGGTGCACGTTGTAAAGTTGAGTGTTTCTCAGACCGACGTCTTCCACTACACTTATCGGCCTGCAGTCTGTAGCTATCCACTTCGCTATTGCATTTGTTAGCTTCTCTTGCtttggcagacacaaagtctggtcaactgatcaagctcaggaaccaccaagcagagttagtgttgagcatctaactctgtggaggacacaaaaaggacactgaaacaaCATAGCACGACTTCTGCATCTTTCAGGACACACAAAAAGCACcccaaaaggactattcttcttcttttccatggacttggtaacgtaacttgggcatacagcatagcatgAAGCAACACGGCTAAGTATAGGAATTTTTAACCTTGTACGTGTACTGTGTtaatttgagtcaatgtgttcactt contains:
- the LOC118318563 gene encoding uncharacterized protein LOC118318563 — protein: MPTTAEMDKLQRLETLLEPCRYLTELLGGDKYVSCSVALPAFCHLSRLMESSDNDPAYVTTFKSTFRKDLETRKGNASIAYLMIATALDPRFKDLKCIPRAERSEVWASVTNLVKEQRVIAEKPMEENTSEPPKKKLTLLAASSESDSEQEEDSIEDSVRRYRAGPAISSDSCPLEWWSKHAGSHSRLAPYAQKYLATPATSVPCERLFSLAGQIVQKKRASLSSENVNNLVCLSNWLSAEE